A stretch of DNA from Cronobacter universalis NCTC 9529:
CGAGGCTTAAACGGTGGCGGACCGGCAGAAAGACGTTATCGATAAGCCCGTCAACCGCGTTTTCGCGCACCAGCGCGGTAATTTTGGCGCGCAGCGTCGCCGGGCGCGCCTGACGCACCACGCCCATCATCTCTTCCTGCACCACATTCCAGGTTTCCGGCGCCACCACGACGTCTTTATCCAGCAGCGCCTTTACTTTGCCGACCGGCACGCCGCTTTTGATCCAGCGCTTTATCTCTTCAATACGCTGAATGTCGTCTTCATCAAACTGGCGGTGGCCGCCTTCGCTGCGCTGAGGTTTTAGCAGGCCATAGCGCCGCTGCCAGGCGCGAAGCGTCACGGGGTTGATCCCGCACCGTTCTGCTATCTCGCCAATGCTGTAAAACGCCATAGGATCTTCACTCACGATCAAAACCGACACAGGAATCTCTCAAAAATTTAACTCTCCTTAGCTTGTACAATTTTTAATAATTGTACAACCGGGAAGTTAATTTAAGAGCCGTCTGGTTGATAAGGGTATGAATTCAAAGCGCCGCGGGCAACAAAAAAGTGTACATAAAATGCATTAAATCACAAAGAGATGGCGCATGCCGCGTTGACATGCGCCACAGAGGGGGTCAACGCGTTACAGGCCGAATTTTTTTTCAGGCCAGGCGACGGCGGGGATGCCGGCAAGCGCCGGTTTAGCGAACAAATGTCCCTGGAAGAGGGTAATGCCTGCGGATTCCAGCCACATCCACTCTTCGGCTTTCTCAACGCCCACGGCGGAAATCGCGATTTCCAGCGACGCGCAGCATTTGATCAGCGCCTGCACAATCGCCTGACGCGGGCCGCTCTTGTGTACGTCGCGGATAAGCTCGCGGTTGATTTTGATGCGGTCCGGCTGGAACTGCGCCAGCAGCAGCAGCCC
This window harbors:
- a CDS encoding MerR family transcriptional regulator, with protein sequence MAFYSIGEIAERCGINPVTLRAWQRRYGLLKPQRSEGGHRQFDEDDIQRIEEIKRWIKSGVPVGKVKALLDKDVVVAPETWNVVQEEMMGVVRQARPATLRAKITALVRENAVDGLIDNVFLPVRHRLSLDQYTAPSMRSLMDGALIEYATLFLAEARKKTTKEALLMGWGKVDRARLWLEACRLAQQGWHIDLLAEPLDLPHPELFPNQHFFVWTDAPLTSEQQERAAHWKAQGFAITFLTDRKPS